From the Danio aesculapii chromosome 9, fDanAes4.1, whole genome shotgun sequence genome, one window contains:
- the c1ql2 gene encoding complement C1q-like protein 2: MIAALVIALPLLLRTPAAAHYEMMGTCRMICDPYNPKPSATALEVMQDLSAIPPAFAQGTRGEPGRPGKPGPRGPPGEPGPPGPRGPPGDSGRPGFTGVASGTARTETGDVGPALGNAKIAFYVGLKNPHEGYEVLRFDDVVTNVGNHYDPTTGKFTCQVSGIYYFTYHVLMRGGDGTSMWADLCKNGQVRASAIAQDADQNYDYASNSVVLHLDSGDEIYVKLDGGKAHGGNNNKYSTFSGFILYPD, translated from the exons ATGATCGCGGCGCTGGTGATCGCGCTCCCGCTGCTGCTGCGCACCCCCGCGGCCGCGCACTACGAGATGATGGGCACCTGCCGGATGATCTGCGACCCCTACAACCCCAAACCGAGCGCCACGGCTCTGGAGGTGATGCAGGACCTGAGCGCCATCCCGCCAGCTTTCGCTCAGGGCACCAGAGGAGAACCGGGCCGTCCGGGCAAACCGGGACCCAGGGGTCCTCCTGGCGAGCCTGGTCCTCCTGGACCAAGGGGGCCGCCCGGAGACTCCGGCAGACCGGGATTTACCGGCGTCGCATCGGGAACGGCGCGGACTGAGACCGGAGATGTCGGTCCTGCTTTGGGAAACGCGAAGATCGCCTTTTACGTGGGTCTGAAAAACCCCCATGAAGGGTACGAGGTGCTCCGTTTTGACGATGTTGTGACAAATGTAGGAAATCACTATGATCCCACTACCGGCAAGTTTACCTGCCAGGTGTCCGGGATTTACTACTTCACCTACCATGTGCTGATGCGCGGAGGGGACGGAACCAGCATGTGGGCAGACCTCTGCAAAAACGGACAG GTTCGTGCGAGCGCCATCGCGCAGGACGCCGATCAGAACTACGATTACGCCAGCAACAGTGTGGTTCTGCATCTGGACTCTGGAGACGAGATTTATGTCAAACTGGATGGCGGAaaagcacacggaggaaacaacaacaaatacagtACATTTTCTGGCTTCATCCTGTATCCAgactga